In Pseudorca crassidens isolate mPseCra1 chromosome 16, mPseCra1.hap1, whole genome shotgun sequence, one DNA window encodes the following:
- the RASGEF1A gene encoding ras-GEF domain-containing family member 1A isoform X2 — MPQTSVVFSSILGPSCSGQVQPGMGERGGGVGSSGDLVFQDGRLISGSLEALMEHLVPTVDYYPDRTYIFTFLLSSRVFIPPHDLLARVGQICLEQRQQLEAGSDKARLKSFSAKIVQLLKEWTEAFPYDFQDEKAMAELKAITHRVTQCDEENGTVKKAIAQMTQSLLLSLAARSQLQELREKLRSPAMDKGPILKAKPPAAQKDILGVCCDPLVLAQQLTHIELERVSSIHPEDLMQIVSHMDSRDKHRCRGDLIKTYSLEAYDNWFNCLSMLVATEVCRVVKKKHRTRMLEFFIDVARECFNIGNFNSMMAIISGMNLSPVARLKKTWSKVKTAKFDVLEHHMDPSSNFCNYRTALQGATQRSQMANSSREKIVIPVFNLFVKDIYFLHKIHTNHLPNGHINFKKFWDISRQIHEFMTWTQVECPFEKDKKIQSYLLTAPIYSEEALFIASFESEGPENHMEKDSWKTLRTTLLNRA, encoded by the exons ATGCCCCAGACGTCCGTGGTCTTCTCCAGCATCCTCGGGCCCAGCTGTAGTGGACAGGTGCAGCCCGGCATGGGGGAGCGAGGAGGTGGGGTCGGCAGCTCCGGGGACCTCGTCTTCCAAGACGGACGTCTCATCTCCGGGTCCCTGGAGGCCCTGATGGAGCACTTGGTCCCCACAGTGGACTATTACCCCGAT AGGACATACATCTTCACGTTTCTCTTGAGCTCCCGGGTCTTCATCCCCCCTCATGACCTGCTGGCCCGCGTGGGGCAGATctgcctggagcagaggcagCAGCTGGAGGCCGGATCTGATAAG gccAGGCTGAAGTCCTTCTCAGCCAAGATCGTGCAGCTACTGAAGGAGTGGACAGAGGCCTTCCCCTACGACTTCCAGGACGAGAAGGCCATGGCCGAACTGAAAGCCATCACCCACCGGGTCACACAGTGTGACGAG gagAATGGCACGGTGAAGAAGGCCATCGCCCAAATGACGCAGAGCCTGCTGCTGTCCCTGGCTGCCCGGAGCCAGCTTCAGGAGCTGCGTGAGAAGCTCCGCTCACCGGCCATGGACAAAGGGCCCATCCTCAAGGCCAAGCCGCCAGCCGCGCAGAAGGACATCCTGGGCGTGTGCTGTGACCCCCTGGTGTTGGCCCAGCAGCTGACTCACATCGAGCTG GAGAGGGTCAGCAGCATCCACCCTGAGGACCTGATGCAGATCGTCAGCCACATGGACTCTCGGGACAAGCATAGG TGCCGAGGAGACCTGATTAAGACCTACAGCCTGGAGGCCTACGACAACTGGTTCAACTGCCTCAGCATGCTGGTGGCCACCGAGGTGTGCCGG GTGGTGAAGAAGAAGCATCGGACTCGCATGCTGGAGTTCTTCATCGATGTGGCCCGAGAGTGCTTCAACATCGGGAACTTCAACTCCATGATGGCCATCATCT CTGGCATGAACCTCAGTCCTGTGGCAAGGCTGAAGAAAACCTGGTCCAAAGTCAAGACGGCCAAGTTTGACGTCTTAGAG CACCACATGGACCCATCCAGCAACTTCTGCAACTACCGCACAGCCCTGCAGGGGGCCACACAAAGATCCCAGATGGCCAATAGCAGCCGGGAGAAGATCGTCATCCCTGTGTTCAACCTCTTCGTTAAGGACATCTACTTCCTGCACAAAATCCACACCAACCACCTGCCCAATGGACACATTAACTTCAAG AAATTTTGGGACATCTCCAGACAGATCCATGAGTTCATGACATGGACACAGGTAGAGTGTCCCTTCGAGAAGGACAAGAAGATTCAGAGTTACCTGCTGACGGCTCCCATCTACAGCGAGGAAG CTCTCTTCATCGCCTCCTTCGAAAGTGAAGGTCCCGAGAACCACATGGAAAAGGACAGCTGGAAGACCCTCAG GACCACTCTCCTTAACAGAGCCTGA
- the RASGEF1A gene encoding ras-GEF domain-containing family member 1A isoform X3, translating to MFLEPQRTYIFTFLLSSRVFIPPHDLLARVGQICLEQRQQLEAGSDKARLKSFSAKIVQLLKEWTEAFPYDFQDEKAMAELKAITHRVTQCDEENGTVKKAIAQMTQSLLLSLAARSQLQELREKLRSPAMDKGPILKAKPPAAQKDILGVCCDPLVLAQQLTHIELERVSSIHPEDLMQIVSHMDSRDKHRCRGDLIKTYSLEAYDNWFNCLSMLVATEVCRVVKKKHRTRMLEFFIDVARECFNIGNFNSMMAIISGMNLSPVARLKKTWSKVKTAKFDVLEHHMDPSSNFCNYRTALQGATQRSQMANSSREKIVIPVFNLFVKDIYFLHKIHTNHLPNGHINFKKFWDISRQIHEFMTWTQVECPFEKDKKIQSYLLTAPIYSEEALFIASFESEGPENHMEKDSWKTLRTTLLNRA from the exons AGGACATACATCTTCACGTTTCTCTTGAGCTCCCGGGTCTTCATCCCCCCTCATGACCTGCTGGCCCGCGTGGGGCAGATctgcctggagcagaggcagCAGCTGGAGGCCGGATCTGATAAG gccAGGCTGAAGTCCTTCTCAGCCAAGATCGTGCAGCTACTGAAGGAGTGGACAGAGGCCTTCCCCTACGACTTCCAGGACGAGAAGGCCATGGCCGAACTGAAAGCCATCACCCACCGGGTCACACAGTGTGACGAG gagAATGGCACGGTGAAGAAGGCCATCGCCCAAATGACGCAGAGCCTGCTGCTGTCCCTGGCTGCCCGGAGCCAGCTTCAGGAGCTGCGTGAGAAGCTCCGCTCACCGGCCATGGACAAAGGGCCCATCCTCAAGGCCAAGCCGCCAGCCGCGCAGAAGGACATCCTGGGCGTGTGCTGTGACCCCCTGGTGTTGGCCCAGCAGCTGACTCACATCGAGCTG GAGAGGGTCAGCAGCATCCACCCTGAGGACCTGATGCAGATCGTCAGCCACATGGACTCTCGGGACAAGCATAGG TGCCGAGGAGACCTGATTAAGACCTACAGCCTGGAGGCCTACGACAACTGGTTCAACTGCCTCAGCATGCTGGTGGCCACCGAGGTGTGCCGG GTGGTGAAGAAGAAGCATCGGACTCGCATGCTGGAGTTCTTCATCGATGTGGCCCGAGAGTGCTTCAACATCGGGAACTTCAACTCCATGATGGCCATCATCT CTGGCATGAACCTCAGTCCTGTGGCAAGGCTGAAGAAAACCTGGTCCAAAGTCAAGACGGCCAAGTTTGACGTCTTAGAG CACCACATGGACCCATCCAGCAACTTCTGCAACTACCGCACAGCCCTGCAGGGGGCCACACAAAGATCCCAGATGGCCAATAGCAGCCGGGAGAAGATCGTCATCCCTGTGTTCAACCTCTTCGTTAAGGACATCTACTTCCTGCACAAAATCCACACCAACCACCTGCCCAATGGACACATTAACTTCAAG AAATTTTGGGACATCTCCAGACAGATCCATGAGTTCATGACATGGACACAGGTAGAGTGTCCCTTCGAGAAGGACAAGAAGATTCAGAGTTACCTGCTGACGGCTCCCATCTACAGCGAGGAAG CTCTCTTCATCGCCTCCTTCGAAAGTGAAGGTCCCGAGAACCACATGGAAAAGGACAGCTGGAAGACCCTCAG GACCACTCTCCTTAACAGAGCCTGA
- the RASGEF1A gene encoding ras-GEF domain-containing family member 1A isoform X1, whose product MFLEPQETMPQTSVVFSSILGPSCSGQVQPGMGERGGGVGSSGDLVFQDGRLISGSLEALMEHLVPTVDYYPDRTYIFTFLLSSRVFIPPHDLLARVGQICLEQRQQLEAGSDKARLKSFSAKIVQLLKEWTEAFPYDFQDEKAMAELKAITHRVTQCDEENGTVKKAIAQMTQSLLLSLAARSQLQELREKLRSPAMDKGPILKAKPPAAQKDILGVCCDPLVLAQQLTHIELERVSSIHPEDLMQIVSHMDSRDKHRCRGDLIKTYSLEAYDNWFNCLSMLVATEVCRVVKKKHRTRMLEFFIDVARECFNIGNFNSMMAIISGMNLSPVARLKKTWSKVKTAKFDVLEHHMDPSSNFCNYRTALQGATQRSQMANSSREKIVIPVFNLFVKDIYFLHKIHTNHLPNGHINFKKFWDISRQIHEFMTWTQVECPFEKDKKIQSYLLTAPIYSEEALFIASFESEGPENHMEKDSWKTLRTTLLNRA is encoded by the exons GAAACTATGCCCCAGACGTCCGTGGTCTTCTCCAGCATCCTCGGGCCCAGCTGTAGTGGACAGGTGCAGCCCGGCATGGGGGAGCGAGGAGGTGGGGTCGGCAGCTCCGGGGACCTCGTCTTCCAAGACGGACGTCTCATCTCCGGGTCCCTGGAGGCCCTGATGGAGCACTTGGTCCCCACAGTGGACTATTACCCCGAT AGGACATACATCTTCACGTTTCTCTTGAGCTCCCGGGTCTTCATCCCCCCTCATGACCTGCTGGCCCGCGTGGGGCAGATctgcctggagcagaggcagCAGCTGGAGGCCGGATCTGATAAG gccAGGCTGAAGTCCTTCTCAGCCAAGATCGTGCAGCTACTGAAGGAGTGGACAGAGGCCTTCCCCTACGACTTCCAGGACGAGAAGGCCATGGCCGAACTGAAAGCCATCACCCACCGGGTCACACAGTGTGACGAG gagAATGGCACGGTGAAGAAGGCCATCGCCCAAATGACGCAGAGCCTGCTGCTGTCCCTGGCTGCCCGGAGCCAGCTTCAGGAGCTGCGTGAGAAGCTCCGCTCACCGGCCATGGACAAAGGGCCCATCCTCAAGGCCAAGCCGCCAGCCGCGCAGAAGGACATCCTGGGCGTGTGCTGTGACCCCCTGGTGTTGGCCCAGCAGCTGACTCACATCGAGCTG GAGAGGGTCAGCAGCATCCACCCTGAGGACCTGATGCAGATCGTCAGCCACATGGACTCTCGGGACAAGCATAGG TGCCGAGGAGACCTGATTAAGACCTACAGCCTGGAGGCCTACGACAACTGGTTCAACTGCCTCAGCATGCTGGTGGCCACCGAGGTGTGCCGG GTGGTGAAGAAGAAGCATCGGACTCGCATGCTGGAGTTCTTCATCGATGTGGCCCGAGAGTGCTTCAACATCGGGAACTTCAACTCCATGATGGCCATCATCT CTGGCATGAACCTCAGTCCTGTGGCAAGGCTGAAGAAAACCTGGTCCAAAGTCAAGACGGCCAAGTTTGACGTCTTAGAG CACCACATGGACCCATCCAGCAACTTCTGCAACTACCGCACAGCCCTGCAGGGGGCCACACAAAGATCCCAGATGGCCAATAGCAGCCGGGAGAAGATCGTCATCCCTGTGTTCAACCTCTTCGTTAAGGACATCTACTTCCTGCACAAAATCCACACCAACCACCTGCCCAATGGACACATTAACTTCAAG AAATTTTGGGACATCTCCAGACAGATCCATGAGTTCATGACATGGACACAGGTAGAGTGTCCCTTCGAGAAGGACAAGAAGATTCAGAGTTACCTGCTGACGGCTCCCATCTACAGCGAGGAAG CTCTCTTCATCGCCTCCTTCGAAAGTGAAGGTCCCGAGAACCACATGGAAAAGGACAGCTGGAAGACCCTCAG GACCACTCTCCTTAACAGAGCCTGA